GAAACGATCTTTCTTCTTGGAATTACCTGAGCAAAAATATGCCCTTTAGAACCGTAGAGTTCGTTTACTGTGGCCCTGTCCCTGGAAAATACAGTCTCGTCGAAAACTTCTCCTGCATCTTTGGCGCTATAATCCAAAGACTTCTCGATCTCTGGGATCGTGAATAGAGGCTTTAATTTGTCCTTAGGAGTTTCGGGCGGATTATTTTCTTTGTTCAAGAAGATTGGTCTACCTTCTCCGTCAGTAGTCATATCGTGAGCAACAGTATATCCGTTAAAATAATACACCTGTCCTTCATACAGTTTGATATTGACTATGATTACCCTTCTGTTTTTCTTTTCGGGGTTCTCCCAATGGATCTCCCAGTTCGTACCTTCTCGGATCAACTCCGAATCCAAATAACCTTTACTTCTTAAATAAGCTTGGATAACTTCCTTATCTTTTTCGAAGGAACTTTCTTTGAAGTTACCGCCTTCGAATAGACCTTCTTCCTTTAACTCCATGAGTCCAAGGATCTCAGAAGTTTCGATGGTCTCGTTACCGTAGATATTGATCTTTGCGACCGGGATCTCTTCTCCCTCGTCTATGATAAAACGGACCTTTACTAAGTTTGTCTTGGGATCAGGCTTTCCAAGCTCGACCTTTACATAGGCGAGAAAGAATCCTTCATCTTTATATTTTTGTAATATAATATCTCTGGACTTAGTGACCTTTTGCGGAGTGATCACCTCGTTATCCTTAAGAGGCATTTTGTCCCGGAGATCAGCTGGAAAAACTTCATCCGCTCCGACAAATTCGATGTCTTTAACCCGAGGTCTTTCCCTGAGTTCAAAGGTGACACGGACACCTCCGTCCATCTCTTCCGCTTTGATATCTATAAAGTAGAAGAATCCGGAAGCGAATAATGCCTTTAAGTCTCGGTCTATTACTCCTTTTGTCAGAAGTCTACCTGTTCTCAATTCCAAAAGACCGCTGATATCCGAGTCGGAAGTGTTCTTATTTCCGCTAAATTTTATTTCTCTTACGATCTTTCCGAAATAATCGCTTTTTTTAGAGAAAAGTTGAGAGATCTCGCCGGAGTAAAAAAAGAATCCGCTTACAAAAATAACGGCAAAGGATTTATATATAGATGCTTTTCGTTTCAAGAGTCTTTTGAAATCGCCTTAAGGCTTTATTAAAAATCGAGAAAGTAAAGAACCTTCTCGAAATAAGTCTTTAGATCCACCTAAGCGGATCACTGACCTCCCGGTTGACGAACCATTGCAAGATTAAATCTTGTTACTCCGGCTTCGTTCACTTTATCGATCACTTTGACGATGGTTTGGTAGCTTGCTCCGCCATCTCCTCTGATAATCACCCGATTTTTACTCTGTTCTTTTTTGTCTTTGTCGTCGCCTTGGTTTTGGCCATTGAACAATTTTATCTTTTCTGTCAGTTTTTCCAAAGGAACAGGCTCAGTGTCTTTATCTAGAAAAATTTTCCCGTCCTTATTGACAGTGATTACCAATTCGTCCTTTTTCTTTTCCTGAGCAGTGCTGGAAGATCTAGGGAGTTCTATTTTTACGACTGTGGATTTTTCCAAGGTCGCATTCATCAAAAAATAAATTACGATGAAGCAGATAACGTCGATCATAGGAGCAAGCTCGATCTGGCCTGCCCTAAAACTTCCGCTTTCTCCCCGATTCCATTTTTTGAATTTCATTTTATTTTAAAAACCTAAGCGCCTGCTCAGAAAGACTTTCCATTTCGGAAATCGCGTCTTCTTTTTTCTTTTGGAAGAAGTTATGGAAAATATAAGCTGGGATCGCTACTGCAAGTCCCATAGCTGTGGTGATCAACGCCTCACTGATCCCTACTTCGGCTCCTCTGGTTCCGGAGCCTTCTGCGAAGGAGCGAATGATCCCAAGAACTGTCCCCAATACTCCTAAAAGTGGAGAGATCGTTGCAATGGTAGCTAACGGAGAAAGGAATTTTTCCATTCTCTGGATCTGGTTTAATCCTTGGGTTAAAATTTCGTCATCCACGGAAGATGAATTTCTTTTAAACTGCGTAATACCAGCTTGTAAAACCTGGGAGACAGGTCCTTGGCTAAGGCTTCTCATCAGGTCAGAAGCGGAGTCATAGTTTTTCTCTCTGAGTAGATCTTTTACCCTTCTCCAGTCGTCTGGACTAATGGACTTCCAACGAGAGAAAAAGATCAGCCTTTCTATGATTATCGTAAATCCCACTATAGAAACTAGAAGGATCAGAATGGGTACGGTTTCCGGCGGAATAATGGAAACCAAAGAATCTGTTTTGGCAAGAATCATATCGGCTTGAGGTTCTCCAAGGAGTAGGGTTTCCAACTCGGCTGTCCCTGCCAAACGATTTTTAAAAGGAAGTTTTCCTTTTTACCGGAGCGGAACATTCTGCCCCGGTAAAAAATGGGAACCCAAGAAGGTGAATTATACAGCCTTCTTTTTGAGTAATTCCTTCGCGTGATGGAGGGCGCCTTTGGAGA
Above is a genomic segment from Leptospira johnsonii containing:
- a CDS encoding MotA/TolQ/ExbB proton channel family protein; its protein translation is MILAKTDSLVSIIPPETVPILILLVSIVGFTIIIERLIFFSRWKSISPDDWRRVKDLLREKNYDSASDLMRSLSQGPVSQVLQAGITQFKRNSSSVDDEILTQGLNQIQRMEKFLSPLATIATISPLLGVLGTVLGIIRSFAEGSGTRGAEVGISEALITTAMGLAVAIPAYIFHNFFQKKKEDAISEMESLSEQALRFLK
- a CDS encoding ExbD/TolR family protein, which produces MKFKKWNRGESGSFRAGQIELAPMIDVICFIVIYFLMNATLEKSTVVKIELPRSSSTAQEKKKDELVITVNKDGKIFLDKDTEPVPLEKLTEKIKLFNGQNQGDDKDKKEQSKNRVIIRGDGGASYQTIVKVIDKVNEAGVTRFNLAMVRQPGGQ